The Doryrhamphus excisus isolate RoL2022-K1 chromosome 1, RoL_Dexc_1.0, whole genome shotgun sequence genome includes a window with the following:
- the tmem178a gene encoding transmembrane protein 178A isoform X1 encodes MAAKGIDDSTCGTGTGSFGPTMRAGPATVTVSAVSLMLSALSLLLLVTAIGTDHWYETDTRRHKDNCDRHGSDSNDQKNREMPIYHLPLVDTSTRDVALMKPVHVGSREEELLENWRAILGMGILETECGRPLFSTHSGLWRKCYFRGVDADIDKLIDRGIAERCTAVKYHFSQPIRLRNIPLNLTRTIQQDEWHLLHLRRITAGFLGMAAAVLLCGSIVTSVGFFWEGSLTQHVSGLLFLMAGIFCTISLCTYAASITYDLSRNPPFIYGLPDDVDHGYGWSIRCAWASLGLSVASGCLGATFPFLSRSGHLRSKAVRASSV; translated from the exons ATGGCTGCTAAAGGCATCGACGACAGTACCTGCGGCACCGGGACCGGCTCCTTCGGACCCACGATGAGAGCCGGACCGGCTACGGTGACCGTGTCCGCTGTGAGCCTGATGCTGAGCGCGCTCTCGCTGCTGCTGCTCGTGACCGCCATCGGTACGGACCACTGGTACGAGACGGACACCCGCCGCCACAAGGACAACTGCGACCGGCACGGTTCCGACTCCAACGACCAGAAGAACCGCGAAATGCCCATTTACCATTTACCGCTGGTGGACACGAGCACGCGCGATGTGGCTCTCATGAAGCCCGTGCACGTGGGCAGCAGAGAGGAGGAGCTCCTGGAAAACTGGCGTGCCATCCTGGGAATGGGAATCCTGGAGACGGAGTGTGGCCGGCCCCTGTTTTCCACACATTCCGGCCTGTGGAGGAAGTGCTATTTCCGTGGCGTCGATGCCGATATCGATAAGCTAATCGACCGAG gTATCGCGGAGCGCTGCACGGCTGTCAAGTATCATTTCTCTCAGCCAATCAGGTTGAGGAACATCCCTTTGAACTTGACCAGAACCATCCAACAGGACGAGTGGCACCTTCTGC ACCTACGGCGCATCACGGCAGGATTCTTAGGCATGGCTGCGGCGGTTCTTCTCTGTGGGAGCATCGTGACGTCAGTGGGCTTCTTCTGGGAGGGCAGTCTGACACAGCACGTGTCTGGACTTCTCTTCCTCATGGCAG GGATCTTCTGCACCATCTCTTTGTGCACCTACGCCGCCAGCATAACCTATGACCTTTCCAGGAATCCTCCTTTCATCTACGGGCTTCCGGATGACGTGGATCACGGTTACGGCTGGTCCATCCGCTGTGCCTGGGCCAGTCTGGGTCTCAGTGTGGCTTCCGGCTGCCTCGGCGCcaccttcccttttctgagccGCTCGGGACACCTGCGCTCCAAAGCGGTGCGTGCATCATCCGTCTGA
- the tmem178a gene encoding transmembrane protein 178A isoform X2: protein MAAKGIDDSTCGTGTGSFGPTMRAGPATVTVSAVSLMLSALSLLLLVTAIGTDHWYETDTRRHKDNCDRHGSDSNDQKNREMPIYHLPLVDTSTRDVALMKPVHVGSREEELLENWRAILGMGILETECGRPLFSTHSGLWRKCYFRGVDADIDKLIDRGIAERCTAVKYHFSQPIRLRNIPLNLTRTIQQDEWHLLHLRRITAGFLGMAAAVLLCGSIVTSVGFFWEGSLTQHVSGLLFLMAGILLSSTGFRMTWITVTAGPSAVPGPVWVSVWLPAASAPPSLF from the exons ATGGCTGCTAAAGGCATCGACGACAGTACCTGCGGCACCGGGACCGGCTCCTTCGGACCCACGATGAGAGCCGGACCGGCTACGGTGACCGTGTCCGCTGTGAGCCTGATGCTGAGCGCGCTCTCGCTGCTGCTGCTCGTGACCGCCATCGGTACGGACCACTGGTACGAGACGGACACCCGCCGCCACAAGGACAACTGCGACCGGCACGGTTCCGACTCCAACGACCAGAAGAACCGCGAAATGCCCATTTACCATTTACCGCTGGTGGACACGAGCACGCGCGATGTGGCTCTCATGAAGCCCGTGCACGTGGGCAGCAGAGAGGAGGAGCTCCTGGAAAACTGGCGTGCCATCCTGGGAATGGGAATCCTGGAGACGGAGTGTGGCCGGCCCCTGTTTTCCACACATTCCGGCCTGTGGAGGAAGTGCTATTTCCGTGGCGTCGATGCCGATATCGATAAGCTAATCGACCGAG gTATCGCGGAGCGCTGCACGGCTGTCAAGTATCATTTCTCTCAGCCAATCAGGTTGAGGAACATCCCTTTGAACTTGACCAGAACCATCCAACAGGACGAGTGGCACCTTCTGC ACCTACGGCGCATCACGGCAGGATTCTTAGGCATGGCTGCGGCGGTTCTTCTCTGTGGGAGCATCGTGACGTCAGTGGGCTTCTTCTGGGAGGGCAGTCTGACACAGCACGTGTCTGGACTTCTCTTCCTCATGGCAG GAATCCTCCTTTCATCTACGGGCTTCCGGATGACGTGGATCACGGTTACGGCTGGTCCATCCGCTGTGCCTGGGCCAGTCTGGGTCTCAGTGTGGCTTCCGGCTGCCTCGGCGCcaccttcccttttctga
- the LOC131133682 gene encoding son of sevenless homolog 1-like isoform X1, protein MQTAQLQYDFFSEDNVSKWRGLLVPSLDKVLKQVHPNLVSQQEALQYIEQLILLLLSMLCQAQPRSVQDVEERVQKSFPHPIDKWAIADAQAAIEKRKRRNPLALPVDKIHPLLKEVLGYKIDHQVSVYMVAVLEYISADILKLAGNYVRNIRHYEISQQDITVAMCADKVLMDMFHQDEEDISGFPLTDEEPSANEEQSYYELVRNFMADGRHFLRQLDLLIKVFRERFNANAMLFSQHDVDSIFSRVLDVHEVTVKMLGLIEDTVEMTDDGSPHPLVGSCFEDLAEELAFDPYETYAQDILRSGFHEHFLSQVTKPGAAFHLQSICQGFKEAVQYVLPRLLLTPVYYCLHLFDIIKQLEEKSEDEEDKECLKQAITALLNLQSSMERICSRSLAKRRLSESACRFYSHQMKGKHLAIKKMNEIQKNIDGWEGKDIGQCCNEFIMEGTLTRVGAKHERHIFLFDGLMICCKTNHCPPRLPGAGSAAEYRLKEKFFMRKVQINDKDDKEGEYRHAFEIILKDGNSVVFAAKSAEEKNGWMAALVSLQYRSTLERMLDTAALQEDKDEHVKLPGPDVYRFAQPDSEENVVFEDNVQSKSGIPVVKAGTVLKLIERLTFHMYADPNFVRTFLTTYRSFCKPQELLDLLIERFEIPEPRPNEADHLEGGEQPLSAELKRFRKEFVQPVQLRVLNVCRHWVEHHFYDFERDTCLLRRLEEFIASVRGKAMRKWVESITKIIQRKKQVQVSGPSHSITFQNSPPPVEWHICKPGNADQFDLMTLHPIEIARQLTLLESDFYRSVQPSELVGSVWTKEDKEIHSPNLLRMIRHTTNLTLWFEKCIVETENLEERVAVVSRIIEILQVFQELNNFNGVLEVVSAMNSSPVYRLDHTFEQIPSRQRKILEEAHELSEDHYKKYLAKLRSINPPCVPFFGIYLTNILKTEEGNPDFLHRHGKDLINFSKRRKVAEITGEIQQYQNQPYCLRVENDIRKFFENLNPMEDMCEKDFTDHLFNNSLLIEPRNARSLPRFAKKYTCPLKSPGIRPTSARPSTMRHPTPLQNEPRKISYSRIPDSEADGGAVSAPNSPCTPLTPPPASAASSSTDVGSVFDSPQGPSSPFHSTGDAIFGLVSLPHGPRSSSVSSMVSFSRGPEDVPVPPPVPPRRRPESAPAESSPSKMTSKLDSPPAVPPRQPTCKLLPPRYSSLSSSSPPDSPPLLPPREPLNSPLHLLPPPQGRPRCELLTQAFFPSTSSLSSAPTACSSPPPSINLSPALRKMPLPSPPLPLLPLDGPPVPPRHGVPKLPPKTYKRESLSHAPLLDSPPAL, encoded by the exons ATGCAGACGGCCCAGCTGCAGTACGACTTCTTCAGCGAGGACAACGTTTCTAAATGGAGAGGCCTGCTCGTCCCCTCATTGGACAAG GTACTGAAGCAGGTGCATCCTAACCTGGTGTCCCAGCAGGAGGCGCTGCAGTACATCGAACAGCTGATACTGCTGCTGCTCAGCATGTTGTGTCAGGCTCAACCTCGAAGTGTGCAGGATGTGGAg GAACGGGTCCAGAAGAGTTTCCCTCACCCAATCGACAAGTGGGCCATCGCTGATGCTCAGGCTGCCATcgaaaagaggaagaggaggaacccACTTGCTCTGCCCGTCGACAAGATCCACCCTCTGCTCAAG GAGGTGCTGGGCTACAAGATCGATCACCAGGTCTCGGTCTACATGGTGGCCGTGCTGGAGTACATCTCAGCCGACATCCTCAAGCTGGCCGGGAACTACGTGAGGAACATCCGACACTACGAGATCTCACAGCAGGACATCACCGTGGCCATGTGTGCCGACAAG GTCTTGATGGACATGTTCCACCAGGACGAGGAGGACATCAGCGGCTTCCCCCTGACGGACGAGGAGCCGTCGGCCAACGAGGAGCAGAGTTACTACGAGCTGGTGAGAAACTTCATGGCCGACGGACGGCACTTCCTGAGGCAGCTTGACCTCCTCATCAAGGTCTTCAGGGAGCGCTTCAACGCCAACGCCATGCTCTTCTCGCAGCAT GATGTGGACAGCATCTTCAGCCGTGTTCTTGATGTGCACGAGGTGACAGTCAAGATGCTCGGCCTCATCGAGGACACCGTGGAGATGACGGACGACGGCAGTCCTCACCCGCTGGTGGGCAGCTGCTTTGAGGACCTGGCCGAG GAGTTGGCCTTTGACCCTTACGAGACGTACGCTCAGGACATCCTGCGCTCCGGCTTCCACGAACACTTCCTGAGTCAGGTCACCAAGCCGGGAGCCGCTTTCCACCTTCAG TCCATCTGTCAAGGCTTCAAGGAGGCGGTCCAATACGTCTTACCTCGACTGCTCCTCACGCCCGTTTACTACTGTCTGCACCTCTTTGACATCATCAAG CAACTGGAGGAGAAAAGCGAGGACGAGGAGGACAAGGAGTGTCTGAAGCAGGCCATCACGGCTCTGCTCAACCTGCAGAGCAGCATGGAGAGGATCTGCTCGCGCAGTCTGGCCAAGAGGAGGCTCAG CGAGTCGGCGTGCCGCTTCTACAGCCACCAGATGAAGGGCAAACACTTGGCCATCAAGAAGATGAACGAGATCCAGAAGAACATCGACGGCTGGGAGGGGAAGGACATCGGCCAGTGCTGCAACGAGTTCATCATGGAGGGCACGCTGACCCGCGTGGGGGCCAAACACGAGCGCCACATATTCCTCTTCGACGGCCTGATGATCTGCTGCAAGACCAATCACTGCCCGCCGCGTCTCCCCGGCGCCGGCTCCGCTGCCGAGTACCGCCTGAAGGAGAAGTTCTTCATGCGCAAAGTCCAGATCAACGACAAGGACGACAAGGAGGGCGAGTACCGCCACGCGTTTGAGATCATACTCAAAGACGGCAACAGCGTCGTGTTCGCCGCCAAGTCGGCCGAGGAAAAGAACGGCTGGATGGCGGCGCTCGTCTCGCTGCAGTACCGCAGCACGCTGGAGCGCATGCTGGACACGGCTGCGCTCCAGGAGGACAAGGACGAGCACGTCAAGCTCCCCGGACCCGACGTGTACCGCTTCGCTCAGCCCGACTCCGAGGAGAATGTCGTCTTCGAGGACAACGTCCAGTCCAAGTCCGGGATCCCGGTGGTCAAAGCTGGCACCGTTCTGAAACTCATCGAGAGGCTCACCTTCCACATGTACGCGG ATCCAAACTTCGTCCGAACATTTCTGACCACCTACAGATCTTTCTGTAAACCGCAGGAGCTGCTGGACCTGCTCATCGAGAG GTTTGAGATCCCGGAACCCAGACCCAACGAGGCGGATCACCTGGAAGGAGGAGAGCAGCCCCTCAGCGCCGAACTCAAACGCTTCCGCAAAGAATTTGTACAGCCGGTCCAGCTCAG AGTTCTCAACGTGTGCCGCCACTGGGTGGAACATCACTTCTACGACTTTGAACGAGACACCTGCCTGCTTCGACGACTCGAGGAGTTCATTGCTTCCGTCAGAG GTAAAGCGATGAGGAAGTGGGTGGAGTCGATCACAAAGATCATCCAGAGGAAGAAGCAGGTCCAGGTGAGCGGGCCGAGTCACAGCATCACCTTCCAGAACTCGCCCCCGCCGGTCGAGTGGCACATCTGCAAGCCAGGAAACGCGGACCAGTTTGACCTCATGACCCTTCACCCCATCGAGATCGCCCGGCAGCTCACTCTGCTCGAGTCGGATTTCTACAG GTCAGTGCAGCCGTCGGAGCTGGTGGGCAGCGTTTGGACCAAAGAGGACAAAGAGATCCATTCTCCAAACCTGCTCCGGATGATCCGACACACCACCAACCTGACCCTGTGGTTTGAAAA GTGCATCGTGGAGACGGAGAACCTGGAGGAACGCGTGGCGGTCGTGTCCCGCATCATCGAGATCCTTCAGGTCTTCCAGGAACTCAACAACTTCAACGGAGTCCTGGAGGTGGTCAGCGCCATGAACTCCTCGCCGGTCTACAGGCTGGACCATACCTTCGAG CAAATTCCAAGTCGGCAGAGGAAAATTTTGGAGGAGGCCCATGAGCTGAGCGAAGACCACTACAAGAAGTACTTGGCCAAACTGCGCTCCATCAACCCACCCTGCGTCCCCTTCTTTG GGATCTACCTGACCAACATCCTGAAGACGGAGGAGGGGAACCCGGACTTCCTGCACAGACACGGGAAAGACCTGATCAACTTCAGCAAGAGACGGAAAGTGGCGGAGATCACGGGAGAGATCCAGCAGTACCAGAACCAGCCGTACTGCCTCAGAGTGGAGAACGACATCAGG AAGTTCTTCGAGAACCTCAACCCGATGGAGGACATGTGCGAGAAGGACTTCACGGACCATCTCTTCAACAACTCTCTCCTCATCGAGCCTCGCAACGCTCGCTCGTTACCACGCTTC GCCAAGAAGTACACGTGCCCGCTCAAGTCGCCGGGAATTCGCCCCACCTCGGCGAGGCCCAGCACCATGCGTCACCCGACGCCGCTGCAGAACGAGCCCAGGAAGATCAGCTACAGCCGCATTCCCGACAGCGAGGCCGACGGCGGCGCCGTCTCCGCCCCCAACTCCCCGTGCACGCCGCTGACTCCGCCCCCCGCCTCGGCAGCCTCCAGCTCCACCGACGTCGGCAGCGTGTTCGATTCGCCGCAGGGTCCCAGCAGCCCCTTCCACTCCA CTGGCGACGCCATCTTTGGTCTGGTCTCGCTGCCTCACGGCCCAC GGTCGTCCTCGGTCTCGTCCATGGTGAGTTTCAGCCGCGGTCCCGAAGACGTTCCCGTTCCTCCACCGGTTCCTCCCCGAAGACGACCAGAGTCCGCTCCGGCAGAGTCGTCTCCGTCCAAG ATGACGTCCAAGTTGGACAGCCCCCCCGCCGTCCCGCCTCGTCAGCCCACCTGCAAGCTCCTCCCCCCTCGCTACTCCTCCCTGTCGTCCTCGTCCCCGCCCGACAGCCCGCCGTTGCTGCCCCCGCGAGAGCCGCTCAACTCCCCCCTTCACCTCCTTCCTCCCCCGCAGGGACGTCCCCGCTGCGAGCTGCTGACTCAGGCCTTCTTCCCGTCCACTTCCTCCCTCAGCTCAGCCCCCACCGCATGTTCTTCACCCCCTCCTTCCATCAACCTATCCCCCGCTTTGAGGAAGATGCCCCTCCCGTCGCCGCCCCTGCCTCTCCTCCCGCTGGATGGGCCCCCTGTGCCGCCTCGCCACGGCGTCCCCAAGCTGCCCCCTAAGACCTACAAGAGGGAGTCTCTGAGCCACGCCCCCTTGCTGGACAGCCCCCCCGCACTGTGA
- the LOC131133682 gene encoding son of sevenless homolog 1-like isoform X2 — MQTAQLQYDFFSEDNVSKWRGLLVPSLDKVLKQVHPNLVSQQEALQYIEQLILLLLSMLCQAQPRSVQDVEERVQKSFPHPIDKWAIADAQAAIEKRKRRNPLALPVDKIHPLLKEVLGYKIDHQVSVYMVAVLEYISADILKLAGNYVRNIRHYEISQQDITVAMCADKVLMDMFHQDEEDISGFPLTDEEPSANEEQSYYELVRNFMADGRHFLRQLDLLIKVFRERFNANAMLFSQHDVDSIFSRVLDVHEVTVKMLGLIEDTVEMTDDGSPHPLVGSCFEDLAEELAFDPYETYAQDILRSGFHEHFLSQVTKPGAAFHLQSICQGFKEAVQYVLPRLLLTPVYYCLHLFDIIKQLEEKSEDEEDKECLKQAITALLNLQSSMERICSRSLAKRRLSESACRFYSHQMKGKHLAIKKMNEIQKNIDGWEGKDIGQCCNEFIMEGTLTRVGAKHERHIFLFDGLMICCKTNHCPPRLPGAGSAAEYRLKEKFFMRKVQINDKDDKEGEYRHAFEIILKDGNSVVFAAKSAEEKNGWMAALVSLQYRSTLERMLDTAALQEDKDEHVKLPGPDVYRFAQPDSEENVVFEDNVQSKSGIPVVKAGTVLKLIERLTFHMYADPNFVRTFLTTYRSFCKPQELLDLLIERFEIPEPRPNEADHLEGGEQPLSAELKRFRKEFVQPVQLRVLNVCRHWVEHHFYDFERDTCLLRRLEEFIASVRGKAMRKWVESITKIIQRKKQVQVSGPSHSITFQNSPPPVEWHICKPGNADQFDLMTLHPIEIARQLTLLESDFYRSVQPSELVGSVWTKEDKEIHSPNLLRMIRHTTNLTLWFEKCIVETENLEERVAVVSRIIEILQVFQELNNFNGVLEVVSAMNSSPVYRLDHTFEQIPSRQRKILEEAHELSEDHYKKYLAKLRSINPPCVPFFGIYLTNILKTEEGNPDFLHRHGKDLINFSKRRKVAEITGEIQQYQNQPYCLRVENDIRKFFENLNPMEDMCEKDFTDHLFNNSLLIEPRNARSLPRFAKKYTCPLKSPGIRPTSARPSTMRHPTPLQNEPRKISYSRIPDSEADGGAVSAPNSPCTPLTPPPASAASSSTDVGSVFDSPQGPSSPFHSRSSSVSSMVSFSRGPEDVPVPPPVPPRRRPESAPAESSPSKMTSKLDSPPAVPPRQPTCKLLPPRYSSLSSSSPPDSPPLLPPREPLNSPLHLLPPPQGRPRCELLTQAFFPSTSSLSSAPTACSSPPPSINLSPALRKMPLPSPPLPLLPLDGPPVPPRHGVPKLPPKTYKRESLSHAPLLDSPPAL, encoded by the exons ATGCAGACGGCCCAGCTGCAGTACGACTTCTTCAGCGAGGACAACGTTTCTAAATGGAGAGGCCTGCTCGTCCCCTCATTGGACAAG GTACTGAAGCAGGTGCATCCTAACCTGGTGTCCCAGCAGGAGGCGCTGCAGTACATCGAACAGCTGATACTGCTGCTGCTCAGCATGTTGTGTCAGGCTCAACCTCGAAGTGTGCAGGATGTGGAg GAACGGGTCCAGAAGAGTTTCCCTCACCCAATCGACAAGTGGGCCATCGCTGATGCTCAGGCTGCCATcgaaaagaggaagaggaggaacccACTTGCTCTGCCCGTCGACAAGATCCACCCTCTGCTCAAG GAGGTGCTGGGCTACAAGATCGATCACCAGGTCTCGGTCTACATGGTGGCCGTGCTGGAGTACATCTCAGCCGACATCCTCAAGCTGGCCGGGAACTACGTGAGGAACATCCGACACTACGAGATCTCACAGCAGGACATCACCGTGGCCATGTGTGCCGACAAG GTCTTGATGGACATGTTCCACCAGGACGAGGAGGACATCAGCGGCTTCCCCCTGACGGACGAGGAGCCGTCGGCCAACGAGGAGCAGAGTTACTACGAGCTGGTGAGAAACTTCATGGCCGACGGACGGCACTTCCTGAGGCAGCTTGACCTCCTCATCAAGGTCTTCAGGGAGCGCTTCAACGCCAACGCCATGCTCTTCTCGCAGCAT GATGTGGACAGCATCTTCAGCCGTGTTCTTGATGTGCACGAGGTGACAGTCAAGATGCTCGGCCTCATCGAGGACACCGTGGAGATGACGGACGACGGCAGTCCTCACCCGCTGGTGGGCAGCTGCTTTGAGGACCTGGCCGAG GAGTTGGCCTTTGACCCTTACGAGACGTACGCTCAGGACATCCTGCGCTCCGGCTTCCACGAACACTTCCTGAGTCAGGTCACCAAGCCGGGAGCCGCTTTCCACCTTCAG TCCATCTGTCAAGGCTTCAAGGAGGCGGTCCAATACGTCTTACCTCGACTGCTCCTCACGCCCGTTTACTACTGTCTGCACCTCTTTGACATCATCAAG CAACTGGAGGAGAAAAGCGAGGACGAGGAGGACAAGGAGTGTCTGAAGCAGGCCATCACGGCTCTGCTCAACCTGCAGAGCAGCATGGAGAGGATCTGCTCGCGCAGTCTGGCCAAGAGGAGGCTCAG CGAGTCGGCGTGCCGCTTCTACAGCCACCAGATGAAGGGCAAACACTTGGCCATCAAGAAGATGAACGAGATCCAGAAGAACATCGACGGCTGGGAGGGGAAGGACATCGGCCAGTGCTGCAACGAGTTCATCATGGAGGGCACGCTGACCCGCGTGGGGGCCAAACACGAGCGCCACATATTCCTCTTCGACGGCCTGATGATCTGCTGCAAGACCAATCACTGCCCGCCGCGTCTCCCCGGCGCCGGCTCCGCTGCCGAGTACCGCCTGAAGGAGAAGTTCTTCATGCGCAAAGTCCAGATCAACGACAAGGACGACAAGGAGGGCGAGTACCGCCACGCGTTTGAGATCATACTCAAAGACGGCAACAGCGTCGTGTTCGCCGCCAAGTCGGCCGAGGAAAAGAACGGCTGGATGGCGGCGCTCGTCTCGCTGCAGTACCGCAGCACGCTGGAGCGCATGCTGGACACGGCTGCGCTCCAGGAGGACAAGGACGAGCACGTCAAGCTCCCCGGACCCGACGTGTACCGCTTCGCTCAGCCCGACTCCGAGGAGAATGTCGTCTTCGAGGACAACGTCCAGTCCAAGTCCGGGATCCCGGTGGTCAAAGCTGGCACCGTTCTGAAACTCATCGAGAGGCTCACCTTCCACATGTACGCGG ATCCAAACTTCGTCCGAACATTTCTGACCACCTACAGATCTTTCTGTAAACCGCAGGAGCTGCTGGACCTGCTCATCGAGAG GTTTGAGATCCCGGAACCCAGACCCAACGAGGCGGATCACCTGGAAGGAGGAGAGCAGCCCCTCAGCGCCGAACTCAAACGCTTCCGCAAAGAATTTGTACAGCCGGTCCAGCTCAG AGTTCTCAACGTGTGCCGCCACTGGGTGGAACATCACTTCTACGACTTTGAACGAGACACCTGCCTGCTTCGACGACTCGAGGAGTTCATTGCTTCCGTCAGAG GTAAAGCGATGAGGAAGTGGGTGGAGTCGATCACAAAGATCATCCAGAGGAAGAAGCAGGTCCAGGTGAGCGGGCCGAGTCACAGCATCACCTTCCAGAACTCGCCCCCGCCGGTCGAGTGGCACATCTGCAAGCCAGGAAACGCGGACCAGTTTGACCTCATGACCCTTCACCCCATCGAGATCGCCCGGCAGCTCACTCTGCTCGAGTCGGATTTCTACAG GTCAGTGCAGCCGTCGGAGCTGGTGGGCAGCGTTTGGACCAAAGAGGACAAAGAGATCCATTCTCCAAACCTGCTCCGGATGATCCGACACACCACCAACCTGACCCTGTGGTTTGAAAA GTGCATCGTGGAGACGGAGAACCTGGAGGAACGCGTGGCGGTCGTGTCCCGCATCATCGAGATCCTTCAGGTCTTCCAGGAACTCAACAACTTCAACGGAGTCCTGGAGGTGGTCAGCGCCATGAACTCCTCGCCGGTCTACAGGCTGGACCATACCTTCGAG CAAATTCCAAGTCGGCAGAGGAAAATTTTGGAGGAGGCCCATGAGCTGAGCGAAGACCACTACAAGAAGTACTTGGCCAAACTGCGCTCCATCAACCCACCCTGCGTCCCCTTCTTTG GGATCTACCTGACCAACATCCTGAAGACGGAGGAGGGGAACCCGGACTTCCTGCACAGACACGGGAAAGACCTGATCAACTTCAGCAAGAGACGGAAAGTGGCGGAGATCACGGGAGAGATCCAGCAGTACCAGAACCAGCCGTACTGCCTCAGAGTGGAGAACGACATCAGG AAGTTCTTCGAGAACCTCAACCCGATGGAGGACATGTGCGAGAAGGACTTCACGGACCATCTCTTCAACAACTCTCTCCTCATCGAGCCTCGCAACGCTCGCTCGTTACCACGCTTC GCCAAGAAGTACACGTGCCCGCTCAAGTCGCCGGGAATTCGCCCCACCTCGGCGAGGCCCAGCACCATGCGTCACCCGACGCCGCTGCAGAACGAGCCCAGGAAGATCAGCTACAGCCGCATTCCCGACAGCGAGGCCGACGGCGGCGCCGTCTCCGCCCCCAACTCCCCGTGCACGCCGCTGACTCCGCCCCCCGCCTCGGCAGCCTCCAGCTCCACCGACGTCGGCAGCGTGTTCGATTCGCCGCAGGGTCCCAGCAGCCCCTTCCACTCCA GGTCGTCCTCGGTCTCGTCCATGGTGAGTTTCAGCCGCGGTCCCGAAGACGTTCCCGTTCCTCCACCGGTTCCTCCCCGAAGACGACCAGAGTCCGCTCCGGCAGAGTCGTCTCCGTCCAAG ATGACGTCCAAGTTGGACAGCCCCCCCGCCGTCCCGCCTCGTCAGCCCACCTGCAAGCTCCTCCCCCCTCGCTACTCCTCCCTGTCGTCCTCGTCCCCGCCCGACAGCCCGCCGTTGCTGCCCCCGCGAGAGCCGCTCAACTCCCCCCTTCACCTCCTTCCTCCCCCGCAGGGACGTCCCCGCTGCGAGCTGCTGACTCAGGCCTTCTTCCCGTCCACTTCCTCCCTCAGCTCAGCCCCCACCGCATGTTCTTCACCCCCTCCTTCCATCAACCTATCCCCCGCTTTGAGGAAGATGCCCCTCCCGTCGCCGCCCCTGCCTCTCCTCCCGCTGGATGGGCCCCCTGTGCCGCCTCGCCACGGCGTCCCCAAGCTGCCCCCTAAGACCTACAAGAGGGAGTCTCTGAGCCACGCCCCCTTGCTGGACAGCCCCCCCGCACTGTGA
- the gemin6 gene encoding gem-associated protein 6: MQCSWSYLGPLQWTSYVNKHVKVTAGKDDEFDGWLLTVDPVSASLVLVKFNTAGRASVQVVMGHAVQQVEVLQEADQTTAEHLQSLFLPPQPGGLEPQERLRRRSRVRQWLEKNRIPVEEQGEELKVAGALTIASPYGCDDCSSSNEIILDRIQKLLRHLDED, encoded by the exons ATGCAGTGCAGCTGGTCTTACTTAGGTCCGCTCCAGTGGACAAGTTACGTCAACAAACACGTCAAGGTTACGGCGGGAAAAGACGACGAGTTCGATGGCTGGCTGCTGACTGTGGACCCCGTGTCTGCCAG CCTAGTCCTGGTGAAGTTCAACACGGCCGGAAGGGCCAGCGTGCAGGTCGTGATGGGTCATGCGGTGCAGCAGGTGGAGGTTCTTCAGGAAGCGGACCAGACCACTGCCGAGCATCTGCAGTCGCTCTTCCTACCTCCGCAACCCGGCGGTCTGGAGCCCCAGGAGCGTCTGCGTCGCCGCTCAAGAGTGCGGCAGTGGTTGGAGAAGAATCGCATCCCCGTGGAGGAACAGGGGGAGGAGCTTAAAGTAGCGGGGGCGTTAACAATCGCCTCACCTTATGGATGTGACGACTGCAGCAGCTCTAATGAGATCATCCTAGACCGCATCCAAAAACTGTTGCGCCACCTGGACGAGGACTAA